The following nucleotide sequence is from Camelus ferus isolate YT-003-E chromosome 35, BCGSAC_Cfer_1.0, whole genome shotgun sequence.
TAAGAGTAGGGgatttaagaggtacaaactacttcatataaaataaataagctacaaggatatagtctacagtacagggaatatagacaatattttataataactataagtggaatataatctttaaaaaatgtgaaccactgtgttgtacacctgaactATATagaatattgtaaaccaactatgccttaattaaaaaaaaaattttaagtgttatgTCTAGGGGCCAAGCTTTACCTTTATTAGTCATGCctcagtgtttctttctttcttttttctttctttttttttttttttttgccatttcaaaTGAGTTAGTTTAATTCCAGGTGGTACAGAATTCAGGATGGAACAAAGACTTAAGAACACATTTTGACAGGATTCTGGGCTGGGTTTATGCTGATTTCACAGCCAAGGTAGAAATGACTGAGATGAACTAAAGAGAAGATGAGgcactgtgtgatttttttttttttaaacaaaagtttattCTTAAATGTACAATAGGTTCCAAGACAACACTTCATTCTAGCTACAGGTGGCAACAGATGTTAGGGCAGGGAATCCAGATGTTTAAACAGGAATGGAATTAAAGATCATCATTGCCTCAAGCACAAGGAACAGCTTACTTTTTGCCAGATTTCTTAATTGCACCTGTGGCCAGGGGACCTTTCCGCGCAGCCTTCGCTTTTAGCTCCTCGAGTTTCTtctgctcctctctctgcttctgcttgaATGTCTTGTCTTCCTCGTCCATCTCCTTGGACTGCTTCTTGGGCTGCTTCAGGGGCTTCTTCTTGCCACCTTTGCAGCCGGACATGGTGCCTGccgccccttccccagaccctgCCACCAGAAGCCGCCTCAGTGTTTCTGATGCTAAGAGATTGATAATCAGCTTTGAAAAGACACCTTAGAAAAGGTAGAATATGACAGAATAAAGTGATTGACAGATGGAGATGTGTGCTTAGATACCTGCAGAAATTCTTCAATCaaatttattctcacagttctggagactagaagtccgaAATCAAGGTGGCAGCAaggccatgctctctctgaaggaTCTAGGGAGgactccttccttgcctctgtcCTAGCTTGTGGTGGCTCCAGGCCACCTTGACTTGGGACTGCAtgcctccagtctctgccttcatgttctTCCACAGGCAGGAATTCTTAAACCAAAAACTGCATTCCTAAAATATCCCAGACAAAGCACTTAAGAGACACAGAAATGATTATCAGTGGTTTGTGAGAAACACATCTGTCCCAACACTGTATGTTCCTGTTTGCAGATGGGAGCATAAGAGGCTTTTGTGAACTAGAGAAGCTGTGGGGTCATTCAAACCATTTGGCCAATTGAGAATAACGTGTCATTGTTGGTAAATACCTTGGTTTGAGACCCAACTTTGCTACTTACCAGCCAAGGCCCTTCAACCATTTAGTTAATTTCTCttgcttgttcatttttaaaatgggtagTAACATCTCTCTCTTAGAAGACTGAAAATGAGGTGACAGAACGTATGCAGAGAAGTCCTTTGAGAATCAGACAATGTAGGTTTTTAGATGTGACTTGAACTAAGCAGTGTATGTCATCCCCTGGTTAAATGGAATTAagttctattattttctt
It contains:
- the LOC116661430 gene encoding translation machinery-associated protein 7-like: MSGCKGGKKKPLKQPKKQSKEMDEEDKTFKQKQREEQKKLEELKAKAARKGPLATGAIKKSGKK